The window CTTCGCGCCAGAGGAATCCGTTAGCTGTAACAGAATACGGGCGCGCAAATAGTGGACGAAGGCGCGAATCTGCGGCGGCACGCTGCCTGGAGTCAATCGAAGGGCCTCTGTGACCTCGCGCAATGCCGCTGGGTAATCCTTCTTTCGGTTCAGCGCACGAGCCATCTCGAAGTGACTTTGCCAGGAGGAGGGCAGCAACCGTATTGCTCTTGGTAGGAAGACTAAAGCGTCGTCGCTTCGACCCGCATCGTTGTATACAGAGGCGAGCACCAGGCAAGAAAGCCCATAGGCAGGATCCGCATGGGTGGCTTCTTCGAGATCTGCTGTTGCCGCTCCGATTCGCCCTTCGTTCAGTTCTAAAATCCCACGAAGCGTCAACGCCACTGCGTACTTGGGGTAGCCGCCCAAAGCGCGAGACAGTTGCCTTTGTGCTTCAGGTTTGTCGTTGTGTGCAATTGCACGGGCAGCTTTTTCGACTGCGCTCCGTGCCTTAGCAGACACGAGCATTTGATTCCTCGTAACGCTCTGCTGTCCAGGGGTTCCTGCCAATC is drawn from Terriglobales bacterium and contains these coding sequences:
- a CDS encoding tetratricopeptide repeat protein yields the protein MKSSRALLVLLLLCSPPASSQQLPSTPESGGIPVSPSAAEQPLVQDGSAKPIPGVARLAGTPGQQSVTRNQMLVSAKARSAVEKAARAIAHNDKPEAQRQLSRALGGYPKYAVALTLRGILELNEGRIGAATADLEEATHADPAYGLSCLVLASVYNDAGRSDDALVFLPRAIRLLPSSWQSHFEMARALNRKKDYPAALREVTEALRLTPGSVPPQIRAFVHYLRARILLQLTDSSGAKQEFEQTLKEDPNGEPGVRSRSLLKSFNH